One Nostoc punctiforme PCC 73102 DNA window includes the following coding sequences:
- a CDS encoding HAS-barrel domain-containing protein, whose product MRLPLPQFATGDRHPNHIAEVIETTSTEFLAQCLEPEDLSFPSMPPFGSWVCSVDEESGNQVYGVVYYATTMPIDSVHRARALGLSLQDLREEQPQIFAMLRTEFRAAIVGFEQSSQNRGYNQRIYQYLPPRPPQIHQAVYRCEPEAIVKFTEELDFLRTLLCINGAPVESLTAAAIRDVYQLRKADREWLIKAGRNLSVLLKDDYDRLRFILSQIHP is encoded by the coding sequence ATGCGCCTCCCACTACCACAGTTTGCTACTGGCGATCGCCATCCCAACCACATTGCGGAGGTGATTGAAACTACTAGTACTGAATTTCTAGCTCAGTGTTTGGAACCAGAAGATTTGAGCTTTCCCTCCATGCCACCCTTTGGTAGTTGGGTTTGTTCTGTGGATGAAGAATCTGGGAATCAAGTTTATGGTGTGGTATATTATGCCACTACTATGCCTATAGATTCAGTACACCGAGCTAGGGCTTTGGGGTTGTCACTGCAAGACTTACGCGAGGAACAACCCCAGATATTTGCCATGTTGAGAACAGAATTTCGAGCTGCGATCGTGGGATTTGAACAATCTTCCCAAAATCGAGGTTATAACCAAAGAATATATCAGTATCTACCACCCCGTCCCCCGCAAATTCATCAAGCTGTTTATCGGTGTGAACCAGAAGCGATCGTTAAATTTACTGAAGAACTAGATTTTTTGCGGACATTGCTTTGTATAAACGGTGCGCCAGTCGAGTCCTTGACCGCAGCTGCTATTCGAGATGTATACCAGTTACGCAAAGCTGACCGAGAATGGCTAATTAAAGCTGGACGTAACCTAAGCGTACTACTTAAAGACGACTACGATCGCTTGCGGTTTATTTTAAGTCAAATCCATCCGTAG
- a CDS encoding NAD(P)H dehydrogenase subunit NdhS, whose protein sequence is MILPGATVRVKNPADTYYRYEGLVQRLTDGKVAVLFEGGNWDKLVTFRLSELELVETIAGRKKAK, encoded by the coding sequence ATGATTCTGCCTGGAGCAACTGTTCGCGTCAAGAATCCCGCAGATACCTATTATCGCTACGAAGGACTCGTACAACGACTGACCGATGGCAAAGTAGCCGTATTATTTGAAGGTGGTAACTGGGATAAATTAGTTACCTTTCGCCTGAGCGAGTTGGAACTTGTAGAGACCATAGCCGGACGGAAAAAAGCCAAATAA
- the rodA gene encoding rod shape-determining protein RodA, with amino-acid sequence MLLKRSLPKIRWKSWVKPWQNVDWLLFCLPVAISIFGGIMILSTELKQPVTDWWWHWMVAGIGVVIALFLSRIRYELLMQWHWVTYSLTNFSLIAVMIAGTSAKGAQRWISIAGFNVQPSEFAKVGMIVTLAALLHRRTASSLEGVFRVLAITAIPWGLVFLQPDLATSLVFGAIVLGMLYWANANPGWLILLISPVVAAILFSISWPLSEPIILFKELSFGPLGIVWSFAMAIVGWQTLPWRRFGCGAIGAWTLNILGGELGVFAWNHILKPYQKARLTVFMDPDHDPLGAGYHLIQSRIAIGAGEIWGWGLFKGPMTQLNFVPEQHTDFIFSAVGEEFGFVGCLLVLFVFCLICLRLLHVAQTAKDNFGSLLAIGVLSMIVFQVIVNVGMTVGLAPVAGIPLPWMSYGRSAMLTNFISLGIVESVANFRQRQKYY; translated from the coding sequence ATGTTATTAAAACGATCGCTCCCCAAAATTCGCTGGAAGTCTTGGGTTAAGCCCTGGCAGAATGTAGATTGGCTACTATTTTGTTTGCCAGTTGCTATCAGTATCTTTGGTGGCATCATGATCCTCAGTACGGAACTGAAGCAGCCAGTAACTGACTGGTGGTGGCACTGGATGGTAGCGGGTATCGGCGTGGTTATAGCCCTATTTTTATCTCGCATCCGCTACGAACTCTTAATGCAGTGGCACTGGGTAACATACTCACTAACGAATTTCAGCTTAATCGCGGTGATGATAGCTGGTACTAGCGCTAAAGGGGCACAGAGGTGGATTAGTATCGCCGGCTTTAACGTGCAACCCTCAGAATTTGCCAAAGTCGGCATGATCGTTACCTTAGCAGCTTTGCTACACAGGCGTACTGCTTCTAGCCTTGAAGGTGTTTTTCGGGTTCTGGCAATTACTGCCATACCTTGGGGATTAGTATTTTTGCAGCCAGATTTAGCAACATCATTGGTATTTGGTGCGATCGTCTTAGGAATGCTTTATTGGGCAAATGCTAACCCAGGCTGGTTAATTCTGCTGATTTCTCCTGTAGTTGCCGCCATTTTGTTTAGTATATCTTGGCCTTTATCAGAGCCGATAATTTTATTCAAAGAACTATCTTTTGGCCCATTAGGAATAGTTTGGTCATTTGCGATGGCTATTGTGGGCTGGCAAACTCTTCCCTGGCGTAGATTTGGTTGCGGTGCGATCGGTGCCTGGACTCTCAATATATTGGGTGGCGAATTAGGAGTCTTCGCTTGGAACCATATTTTAAAACCGTATCAAAAAGCTCGGTTAACTGTATTCATGGATCCCGATCACGATCCACTCGGTGCTGGGTATCACTTAATCCAATCTCGTATTGCCATTGGTGCTGGTGAAATTTGGGGATGGGGTCTATTCAAGGGGCCAATGACGCAACTGAATTTTGTACCCGAACAGCATACAGACTTTATTTTCTCCGCAGTCGGAGAAGAATTCGGTTTTGTTGGTTGTTTGTTAGTGCTGTTTGTCTTCTGCTTAATTTGCCTCCGTCTGCTGCATGTTGCCCAAACCGCCAAAGATAACTTTGGTTCCTTATTGGCTATTGGCGTTTTGTCTATGATCGTGTTTCAGGTGATTGTGAACGTTGGCATGACTGTAGGTTTAGCACCTGTGGCAGGAATACCTTTACCTTGGATGAGTTATGGGCGTTCTGCTATGCTGACCAACTTCATTTCCTTGGGAATAGTAGAATCGGTAGCAAATTTTCGCCAAAGGCAGAAGTATTATTGA
- a CDS encoding Mrp/NBP35 family ATP-binding protein, producing the protein MYDVLDSRSILEILRPVEDPELRKSLVELNMIRNVKIDGGKVSFTLVLTTPACPLREFIVEDCQKAVKKLPGVTDVSIEVTAETPQQKSLPDRTGISGVKNIIAVSSGKGGVGKSTVAVNVAVALAQTGAKVGLLDADIYGPNDPTMLGLADAQIVVRSTETGDILEPAFNHGVKLVSMGFLIDRDQPVIWRGPMLNGVIRQFLYQVQWGELDYLIVDMPPGTGDAQLTLTQAVPMAGAVIVTTPQTVALLDSRKGLRMFQQMNVPVLGLVENMSYFIPPDQPDKHYDIFGSGGGSKTAAELGVPLLGCVPLEISTRVGGDSGVPIVVGDPDSASAKALTAIALTIAGKVSVAALT; encoded by the coding sequence ATGTACGATGTCCTCGATTCTCGCTCTATCCTAGAAATTTTGCGTCCAGTGGAAGACCCAGAACTCCGCAAAAGTCTGGTGGAACTGAATATGATTCGCAACGTCAAAATTGACGGTGGCAAGGTTAGTTTCACTTTAGTGTTGACTACTCCTGCCTGTCCTTTACGCGAATTTATCGTTGAAGACTGTCAGAAAGCTGTCAAAAAGCTACCGGGTGTTACAGATGTCAGCATAGAAGTTACGGCAGAAACACCCCAACAAAAAAGTTTACCCGATCGCACTGGCATTTCTGGTGTAAAAAATATTATTGCTGTTTCCAGTGGCAAAGGTGGCGTTGGTAAAAGTACAGTGGCGGTGAATGTAGCAGTGGCTCTAGCTCAAACTGGGGCGAAAGTTGGGTTGTTAGACGCTGATATTTACGGCCCCAACGATCCCACTATGCTGGGTCTAGCTGATGCCCAAATTGTGGTACGTTCCACTGAAACAGGTGACATTCTGGAACCTGCTTTTAATCACGGTGTCAAATTAGTTTCAATGGGCTTTTTGATTGACCGAGATCAACCAGTCATTTGGCGGGGGCCTATGCTCAATGGCGTAATTCGCCAGTTTCTCTATCAAGTGCAATGGGGAGAACTGGATTATTTGATTGTAGATATGCCACCGGGAACCGGAGATGCTCAGTTAACTTTAACTCAAGCAGTGCCAATGGCCGGGGCGGTAATTGTCACCACACCGCAAACTGTAGCCCTATTAGATTCTCGCAAGGGATTGCGGATGTTCCAGCAGATGAATGTCCCGGTATTGGGGCTCGTGGAAAATATGAGCTATTTTATCCCCCCCGATCAACCAGATAAGCACTATGACATCTTTGGTTCCGGTGGAGGCTCCAAAACCGCCGCCGAATTGGGAGTGCCACTGCTGGGGTGCGTGCCACTAGAGATTTCCACACGAGTTGGCGGTGACAGTGGTGTGCCCATAGTTGTTGGCGATCCAGATTCAGCATCGGCAAAAGCATTAACTGCGATCGCTCTTACCATTGCTGGTAAAGTATCAGTTGCTGCATTGACATAA
- the hemF gene encoding oxygen-dependent coproporphyrinogen oxidase, which translates to MLTNSQTPTVAAESSKSLPAPDAQIRVSQFMKQLQDEITESLAKLDGVAKFNEDSWERPEGGGGRSRVLREGAIFEQAGVNFSEVWGSHLPASILTQRPEAAGHGFYATGTSMVLHPHNPYVPTVHLNYRYFEAGPVWWFGGGIDLTPYYPFAEDAAHLHKTLKQACDKHHPEYYPVFKKWCDEYFYLKHRDETRGVGGLFFDYQDGQGALYRGPNPNGEAAIYSNQVGTPATRNWEDLFAFVQGCGRAFLPAYVPIVERRHGMEYGDRQRNFQLYRRGRYVEFNLVYDRGTIFGLQTNGRTESILMSLPPLVRWEYGYQPEPNSPEAELYETFLKPQDWINWTPK; encoded by the coding sequence ATGTTGACCAACTCGCAAACACCAACTGTAGCAGCAGAATCATCCAAGTCTTTGCCAGCACCTGACGCTCAGATTAGAGTCAGTCAGTTTATGAAACAACTGCAAGACGAAATTACTGAATCATTGGCAAAACTAGATGGTGTGGCTAAGTTTAATGAAGATAGTTGGGAACGCCCTGAAGGGGGTGGAGGGCGATCGCGCGTGCTGCGAGAAGGTGCAATATTTGAACAAGCAGGTGTAAACTTTTCTGAAGTTTGGGGTTCCCATTTGCCAGCCTCAATTTTAACCCAACGCCCTGAAGCCGCAGGACATGGCTTTTATGCCACGGGTACTTCAATGGTATTACATCCTCACAATCCTTACGTGCCCACAGTTCATCTAAATTATCGCTACTTTGAAGCGGGGCCAGTGTGGTGGTTTGGTGGTGGTATTGACTTGACACCTTATTACCCCTTCGCTGAAGATGCGGCACATTTACACAAAACATTAAAACAGGCCTGTGACAAACACCACCCAGAGTATTACCCAGTATTTAAGAAATGGTGTGATGAATATTTTTACCTCAAGCATCGTGATGAGACACGGGGTGTAGGTGGTTTGTTTTTTGATTACCAAGATGGTCAAGGTGCTTTATATCGCGGGCCAAATCCCAATGGGGAAGCGGCTATTTATAGCAACCAGGTGGGAACACCAGCAACCCGCAATTGGGAAGATTTGTTTGCTTTTGTGCAAGGCTGTGGCAGAGCATTTTTACCAGCCTATGTACCTATTGTAGAACGGCGGCATGGGATGGAATATGGCGATCGCCAACGGAATTTTCAACTCTATCGCCGGGGACGGTATGTAGAATTTAACTTGGTTTATGACCGAGGTACTATTTTTGGTCTGCAAACAAACGGACGCACCGAATCAATTCTCATGTCTTTACCGCCTTTAGTGCGCTGGGAATACGGTTATCAACCAGAACCCAATTCCCCCGAAGCGGAGTTGTATGAAACCTTCCTTAAGCCCCAAGATTGGATTAACTGGACACCCAAATAG
- a CDS encoding STAS domain-containing protein: protein MIHIDQKTYTTQDGNTVIVLTPAGRLDITTAWQFRLKLQECISKLSRHVVVNLAQVNFIDSSGLTSLVAGMRDADKVKGSFRICNVHPEAKLVFEVTMMDTVFEIFETEEEALEGVPRSIAS, encoded by the coding sequence GTGATTCATATAGACCAAAAAACTTATACAACTCAAGACGGAAACACCGTTATTGTCCTGACACCAGCTGGTCGCCTCGACATTACCACCGCTTGGCAATTTCGCCTGAAGTTACAAGAGTGTATTTCCAAACTCAGCCGCCATGTAGTTGTAAATCTGGCTCAGGTAAATTTTATTGATAGTTCTGGTCTCACGTCTTTGGTGGCTGGAATGCGTGATGCGGATAAAGTCAAAGGCAGTTTCCGCATCTGCAATGTACATCCAGAAGCCAAACTCGTGTTTGAAGTAACGATGATGGATACTGTCTTCGAAATTTTTGAAACAGAAGAGGAAGCTTTAGAAGGTGTACCTCGTAGCATCGCTAGCTAA
- a CDS encoding chromophore lyase CpcT/CpeT, which translates to MNFSPQLIALGEYLAGEFDNREQAIEEPVWYVHLRMWQRPVNLFTEDSITLFAEQASVINLDKPYRQRIMRLRQGSNSDTSLEVQYYIPQDPDALRGAGNNPALLNTLSAKQLDLLPGCVLTVTHEALAGDRYKFTATPQPETRCSFTYLGNSIYVSLGFETTAAEFHSYDKGIDPETGKATWGAIMGPYRYTKRNQYSIR; encoded by the coding sequence ATGAACTTCTCGCCACAGTTAATTGCTTTAGGTGAGTACCTAGCTGGTGAATTTGATAATCGGGAACAAGCTATAGAAGAACCAGTTTGGTATGTCCATCTCCGAATGTGGCAAAGACCAGTGAACTTGTTTACAGAAGATAGCATCACCTTGTTTGCCGAACAAGCTAGCGTGATTAACCTAGATAAACCTTACCGCCAGAGAATTATGCGGTTGCGTCAGGGCAGCAACTCTGACACATCTCTGGAAGTACAATACTATATACCTCAAGATCCCGATGCATTAAGAGGTGCAGGCAATAATCCTGCTCTATTGAACACATTGTCAGCCAAACAATTAGATTTACTACCAGGTTGTGTCCTAACAGTAACTCACGAAGCATTAGCTGGCGATCGCTATAAGTTTACCGCCACACCACAACCTGAGACTCGTTGCAGCTTTACTTATCTTGGTAATAGCATCTATGTTTCCTTGGGGTTTGAAACCACTGCGGCTGAATTTCACAGCTACGACAAAGGAATCGATCCAGAAACTGGAAAAGCAACTTGGGGAGCGATTATGGGCCCTTATCGCTACACCAAGCGGAATCAGTATTCAATAAGATAA
- the psb29 gene encoding photosystem II biogenesis protein Psp29, whose protein sequence is MNNVRTVSDTKRTFYNLHTRPINTIYRRVVEELMVEMHLLSVNIDFSYNPIYALGVVTTFDRFMQGYEPERDQESIFNALCRAIEQDPQHYRQDAERLQAIAKGLPVKDLIGWLGQTTYLDRDADLQAQLQAIANNPNFKYNRLFAIGVFSLLEQSDPELVKDEKQLTEALKAIAAGLHVSDDKLNKDLELYRSNLDKMAQALVVMADMLSADRKKREQRKQQSTAPVAPPSSNE, encoded by the coding sequence GTGAATAACGTCCGTACTGTCTCTGATACAAAACGAACTTTTTACAATCTTCACACTCGTCCGATTAACACTATTTATCGTCGGGTAGTAGAAGAATTGATGGTAGAAATGCATCTACTGTCAGTAAATATCGATTTTAGCTACAATCCAATTTATGCCTTGGGCGTCGTCACTACTTTTGACCGCTTCATGCAAGGCTATGAACCAGAACGGGATCAAGAATCAATTTTTAACGCCCTATGTCGGGCTATAGAACAAGATCCGCAACACTATCGACAGGATGCTGAAAGATTGCAAGCTATAGCTAAAGGTTTGCCAGTTAAAGATTTAATTGGGTGGCTAGGCCAAACTACTTACTTAGATCGAGATGCTGACTTGCAAGCACAACTGCAAGCGATCGCTAACAATCCTAACTTTAAATACAACCGTTTGTTCGCAATTGGTGTATTTTCGTTATTGGAACAGTCAGATCCTGAATTAGTCAAAGATGAAAAGCAACTAACTGAGGCGCTAAAAGCGATCGCAGCTGGCTTACACGTATCTGATGACAAACTCAACAAGGATTTGGAATTATACCGTTCTAACCTAGATAAGATGGCGCAAGCGCTGGTAGTGATGGCAGATATGCTCTCAGCCGATCGCAAAAAACGCGAACAACGTAAACAACAATCAACGGCCCCCGTTGCTCCCCCAAGTTCCAACGAATAG
- a CDS encoding phage holin family protein, producing MNIVTLLIVWVVTAISLLIISKLPLGVEIDTPGKAFLSAAVLGIVTAIVRPILSLVFAVPNLLTLDLLSGIFTFMIAVVCFSIAAWLVEGFRLRYGIWSAVIGAFTLTIINSLIYKLLGV from the coding sequence ATGAATATCGTTACGCTTTTAATTGTTTGGGTAGTAACAGCTATCAGCCTGTTGATCATTAGTAAATTACCTTTAGGAGTTGAAATTGATACTCCTGGTAAAGCCTTTCTTTCTGCCGCAGTGCTTGGTATCGTGACGGCAATAGTCAGACCGATTTTAAGCCTTGTTTTTGCAGTCCCCAATTTACTTACATTGGATTTACTATCCGGCATTTTCACATTTATGATTGCCGTAGTTTGCTTTAGTATTGCTGCTTGGTTAGTAGAGGGCTTCCGCTTACGTTACGGTATTTGGAGTGCTGTTATTGGAGCATTTACGCTAACTATAATTAACAGCTTAATCTACAAATTATTGGGTGTTTAA
- a CDS encoding ExbD/TolR family protein, with product MKVNLHTPIEEVQIQIIPLIDVVFCILTFFLLAALQFTRQQAINVDLPKASPSTVSAITSQSGSLIVTIDAVGNTYIEKQPVKRDDLGARLKQYLQANPSAVVVLNASRTATYNDVIETLDLLRQVGGDRVSLGIIPGPSQPPTNSLNQPNIPSFPVNPGIAPVPGINPEGNITPKFPLAPNSVPLPSISQPPTGQGISPINPGISNPPASKAPVAPKQTQPPLKR from the coding sequence ATGAAAGTTAATCTACATACCCCAATTGAAGAAGTCCAGATTCAAATCATCCCTTTAATTGATGTCGTTTTTTGTATACTGACGTTTTTTTTGTTAGCGGCTTTACAATTTACACGGCAACAGGCAATAAATGTTGATTTGCCCAAAGCCAGCCCAAGTACAGTATCTGCAATAACATCACAGAGCGGAAGTCTGATTGTAACTATCGATGCTGTTGGTAATACTTACATAGAAAAACAGCCTGTAAAACGCGATGATTTGGGAGCTAGACTAAAACAGTATCTCCAAGCAAACCCCAGTGCTGTTGTGGTGCTAAATGCTTCGCGGACAGCAACTTATAATGATGTGATTGAGACATTGGATTTGCTACGGCAAGTAGGAGGCGATCGCGTTTCTTTGGGAATTATTCCTGGCCCATCTCAACCACCCACAAACTCACTCAATCAGCCTAATATCCCCTCTTTCCCAGTCAATCCTGGTATAGCACCAGTTCCAGGCATCAATCCCGAGGGGAATATTACCCCTAAATTCCCCTTAGCACCTAACTCCGTACCCTTACCTAGTATAAGTCAGCCTCCAACCGGGCAAGGCATCAGTCCTATCAATCCTGGTATTTCCAACCCACCTGCATCCAAAGCCCCTGTAGCACCCAAACAAACCCAACCACCTCTTAAAAGATGA
- a CDS encoding MotA/TolQ/ExbB proton channel family protein, which translates to MDILDLFYKGGPAMWPLLVLSILSLSVIFERLWFWLRILTQEKQIVDRILDAAQDNWQAAADIAKQASHQPVGRFLYAPLRFAKTDVETFRLALEATAEDELAGMRRGEKLLEAVIALAPLLGLLGTVLGLIQSLRSIRIGDLGTESTAGVTTGIGESLISTATGLIVAIISLAFYRLFQSFVVNQVKVFRKAGNEMELLYRQSPPDFSNITSPIVRENFTPPRKPGKTRLPEPPEPPNLPN; encoded by the coding sequence GTGGATATTTTAGATTTATTTTATAAGGGCGGGCCAGCGATGTGGCCTTTACTTGTCCTGTCGATTCTATCTTTGAGTGTGATTTTTGAGCGTTTGTGGTTCTGGTTGCGAATTTTGACTCAGGAAAAGCAAATAGTTGATCGCATTCTGGATGCTGCACAAGATAATTGGCAAGCAGCTGCTGACATTGCCAAACAAGCAAGCCATCAACCTGTCGGGCGTTTTCTCTATGCCCCTTTACGTTTTGCAAAAACTGATGTGGAAACCTTTCGACTAGCACTTGAGGCTACAGCAGAAGATGAATTGGCTGGAATGCGGCGCGGCGAAAAGCTTTTAGAGGCTGTGATTGCCCTCGCGCCCCTGCTGGGATTGTTGGGTACAGTTCTGGGTCTAATCCAGTCTCTGCGCTCAATTCGGATTGGCGATTTGGGAACTGAATCTACCGCCGGAGTGACTACTGGTATTGGTGAATCCTTAATTAGTACGGCAACTGGGTTAATAGTTGCCATTATTAGCTTGGCATTTTATCGACTATTTCAAAGTTTTGTAGTTAACCAAGTCAAAGTTTTTCGGAAGGCAGGGAATGAGATGGAATTACTCTACCGCCAGTCCCCCCCTGATTTTAGTAATATTACATCACCAATTGTCCGGGAAAATTTCACTCCACCCCGCAAGCCAGGAAAGACTAGGTTGCCTGAACCTCCTGAACCCCCGAATTTACCTAATTAG
- a CDS encoding YkvA family protein, translated as MKFSIQSLYTWYRDVLRNPKYRWWVILGTLVYLVSPFDVLPDFIPVVGQIDDVFLLTLLVSEVSGLVIEGWKARKSEVGNEVPNTTDGSTSSASTIDVDAVSVK; from the coding sequence ATGAAATTTTCAATCCAATCACTTTACACCTGGTATCGCGATGTGCTCCGTAACCCCAAGTACCGTTGGTGGGTTATTTTAGGAACGTTGGTCTATTTGGTCAGCCCATTTGATGTTCTCCCAGATTTTATACCCGTTGTGGGACAGATTGATGATGTTTTCCTTTTGACTCTGCTAGTTTCTGAGGTGTCTGGGCTAGTAATTGAGGGCTGGAAGGCTCGTAAGAGTGAGGTGGGTAATGAAGTGCCTAATACTACTGATGGTTCTACCTCTAGTGCAAGCACTATTGATGTTGATGCTGTTTCTGTTAAGTAG
- a CDS encoding GxxExxY protein — MSGVIIGCAMRVHTALGPGLLESAYKECLDYELKKSGLNVGKQIPLPLVYQDVQLECVYRLDLIVENKVIVEIKSVELFHPIHSVQLLTYLKLANCKLGLLLNFNVLHLKEGIKRLANNL; from the coding sequence TTGAGTGGGGTGATTATTGGTTGTGCGATGAGGGTGCATACTGCTTTGGGGCCTGGTTTATTAGAGTCGGCTTATAAGGAGTGTTTGGATTATGAGTTGAAGAAGTCCGGGTTGAATGTTGGTAAGCAAATTCCATTGCCCTTAGTTTATCAAGATGTGCAATTGGAATGTGTTTATCGATTAGATTTGATAGTCGAAAACAAAGTAATTGTAGAGATTAAATCTGTAGAATTATTCCACCCCATTCACTCCGTCCAACTCCTAACCTATCTCAAACTAGCAAACTGCAAACTAGGTCTTCTCCTCAACTTCAACGTCCTCCACCTCAAAGAAGGCATCAAACGCTTAGCCAACAACCTCTAA